Proteins found in one Cobetia sp. L2A1 genomic segment:
- a CDS encoding FxsA family protein: MPILLVITLFGLLDFIVLFSLGSQIGLLPTLAMILITGAIGLHLIKREGRATLMRAQERLQRGEMPSGELMEGAALIFGGALLMAPGFLSDALGLLCLLPASRSLLTRSVSGNGTLARFFKKRFNTSHPSQKTHAGSWGATEHDTDRSTSHTERDSQHTSDQQGQNRQNDDQPLEGDYISRDEPRL; this comes from the coding sequence ATGCCCATACTGCTAGTGATTACCCTGTTCGGGTTGCTGGACTTCATCGTGTTGTTCAGCCTCGGCAGCCAGATTGGACTATTGCCCACGCTGGCAATGATACTGATTACCGGTGCCATCGGTTTACACCTGATCAAGCGTGAAGGACGTGCCACCTTGATGCGTGCGCAGGAACGCCTGCAACGCGGAGAAATGCCGTCTGGTGAGCTGATGGAGGGTGCAGCTCTCATCTTTGGCGGCGCGTTATTGATGGCGCCAGGCTTTCTGTCCGATGCACTCGGGCTGCTCTGCCTGTTGCCCGCCTCGCGAAGCCTGCTGACACGCAGTGTGAGCGGCAATGGCACGCTGGCGCGTTTCTTCAAAAAACGCTTCAATACATCGCATCCGTCGCAAAAGACGCATGCTGGCAGCTGGGGGGCAACAGAACACGACACTGACCGCAGTACGTCCCATACCGAACGTGACAGCCAGCACACCAGCGACCAGCAAGGTCAAAACCGTCAGAACGATGACCAGCCACTGGAAGGCGATTACATCAGCCGTGACGAACCCCGTCTCTGA
- a CDS encoding co-chaperone GroES, translating into MNIRPLHDRVVVRRVEEEKKTAGGIVLPGSAQEKPTRGEILAAGNGRILENGEVRPLDVKVGDIVIFKDGYGVEKQKIDGEEVLIMSESDILAVVEG; encoded by the coding sequence ATGAACATCCGTCCCTTGCACGATCGCGTCGTGGTCCGTCGCGTGGAAGAAGAAAAGAAAACTGCAGGTGGCATCGTTCTGCCCGGCAGCGCCCAGGAAAAGCCGACCCGTGGCGAGATTCTCGCTGCCGGTAACGGTCGCATCCTCGAAAACGGTGAAGTTCGTCCGCTAGACGTCAAAGTCGGCGACATCGTGATCTTCAAGGATGGCTACGGCGTCGAGAAGCAGAAAATCGACGGCGAAGAGGTGCTGATCATGAGCGAGAGCGACATCCTCGCCGTGGTGGAAGGCTGA
- the groL gene encoding chaperonin GroEL (60 kDa chaperone family; promotes refolding of misfolded polypeptides especially under stressful conditions; forms two stacked rings of heptamers to form a barrel-shaped 14mer; ends can be capped by GroES; misfolded proteins enter the barrel where they are refolded when GroES binds) yields MAAKDVRFSDDARKRMARGVNVLADAVKTTLGPKGRNVVLEKSFGSPTVTKDGVSVAKEIELKDRFENMGAQMVKEVASKTSDVAGDGTTTATVLAQSIVNEGLKGVIAGMNPMDLKRGIDKAVIEAVKAVRALAVPCTDTKAIAQVGTISANGDARIGEIIAEAMEKVGKEGVITVDEGRGFEDELEVVEGMQFDRGYLSPYFVTNQDTMTVELEDPYILLVDKKISNIRELLPVLEGVAKSGKPLAIVAEDIEGEALATLVVNTMRGIVKVAAVKAPGFGDRRKAMLQDIAVLTGGTVISEEVGLTLEQANLDHLGTAKRVTMSKENTTIIDGAGNEGDIEARVSQIRAQIEDTSSDYDREKLQERVAKLAGGVAVIRVGAATEVEMKEKKARVEDALHSTRAAVEEGVVPGGGTALVRILNQLVDLKGDNEDQTHGIAIALRAMEAPLRQIVANAGEEASVVLNNVKAGEGNYGYNAATGEYGDMFAMGVLDPAKVTRTALQSAASIGGLMITTECMIAEDPEDKSSGGGGDMGGMGGMGGMM; encoded by the coding sequence ATGGCTGCAAAAGACGTTCGTTTCTCCGATGATGCTCGCAAGCGCATGGCGCGTGGCGTCAATGTCTTGGCTGATGCCGTCAAGACCACCCTCGGCCCGAAGGGTCGTAACGTGGTTCTGGAAAAATCCTTCGGTTCACCGACCGTGACCAAGGATGGCGTGTCTGTCGCCAAGGAAATCGAGCTGAAAGATCGCTTCGAGAACATGGGCGCCCAGATGGTCAAGGAAGTAGCTTCCAAGACTTCTGACGTTGCGGGTGACGGTACTACCACTGCAACAGTGCTGGCTCAGTCCATTGTCAACGAAGGCCTGAAAGGCGTGATCGCGGGCATGAACCCGATGGATCTCAAGCGCGGCATCGACAAGGCTGTCATCGAAGCCGTCAAAGCCGTGCGTGCACTGGCTGTGCCGTGCACCGACACCAAGGCCATTGCTCAGGTCGGCACCATCTCCGCCAACGGCGATGCGCGTATCGGCGAGATCATCGCTGAAGCGATGGAGAAAGTCGGCAAGGAAGGCGTCATCACCGTTGATGAAGGCCGTGGCTTTGAAGACGAGCTGGAAGTGGTCGAAGGCATGCAGTTCGATCGTGGCTACCTGTCTCCGTACTTCGTCACCAATCAGGACACCATGACGGTCGAGCTCGAAGACCCGTACATCCTGCTGGTTGACAAGAAAATCTCCAACATCCGCGAGCTGCTGCCGGTGCTGGAAGGCGTTGCCAAGTCTGGCAAGCCGCTGGCAATCGTCGCTGAAGACATCGAAGGCGAAGCGCTGGCGACTCTGGTCGTCAACACCATGCGCGGTATCGTCAAGGTCGCGGCCGTCAAGGCGCCGGGCTTCGGTGATCGTCGCAAGGCCATGCTGCAGGACATCGCTGTCCTGACTGGCGGCACCGTAATTTCCGAAGAAGTCGGCCTCACCCTCGAGCAGGCCAATCTGGATCATCTGGGCACCGCCAAGCGCGTAACCATGTCCAAGGAAAACACCACCATCATCGATGGCGCCGGCAACGAAGGCGATATCGAGGCACGTGTTTCCCAGATCCGTGCTCAGATCGAGGACACCTCCTCTGATTATGACCGCGAGAAGCTGCAGGAACGTGTCGCCAAGCTGGCCGGCGGCGTTGCTGTCATCCGTGTCGGTGCTGCTACCGAAGTCGAGATGAAAGAGAAGAAAGCCCGTGTCGAAGATGCGCTGCACTCCACTCGTGCCGCTGTCGAAGAAGGCGTCGTGCCTGGTGGCGGTACCGCACTCGTGCGTATCTTGAACCAACTCGTCGACCTCAAAGGCGACAACGAAGACCAGACTCACGGTATTGCCATCGCGCTGCGCGCCATGGAAGCACCGCTGCGTCAGATCGTCGCCAATGCGGGTGAAGAAGCCTCTGTCGTGCTCAACAACGTCAAGGCTGGCGAAGGTAACTACGGTTACAACGCTGCGACTGGTGAATACGGCGACATGTTCGCCATGGGCGTATTGGACCCGGCCAAGGTGACACGTACTGCACTGCAGTCTGCGGCCTCCATCGGTGGCCTGATGATCACCACCGAATGCATGATCGCTGAAGATCCGGAAGACAAGTCTTCTGGTGGCGGCGGCGACATGGGTGGCATGGGTGGCATGGGCGGCATGATGTAA
- a CDS encoding RNA methyltransferase — protein sequence MTDTPASPQATTTLDNLRVVLVQTFHPGNIGATARAILTMGIKDLVLVNPRCFPDEEATRMASGASALLENARVVESLEEAVSDCQLVIGASARLRSLPLPHFDEPREMAARAIDTARDGKVALVFGRERFGLTNDEIACCTHQVSIPANPDYGILNVSQAVQVLAHECHSAWRAGNTQEQATPRREDDQLPTREQLGHFHEHLGSALRGSGFLNQPHSQTEERLRTLFARAEPTRRELSILRGMLANLERQTAAAEANKADGNAADSHKSHTEKND from the coding sequence ATGACTGACACCCCCGCCTCTCCGCAGGCCACCACCACTCTCGACAACCTGCGTGTCGTACTGGTACAGACCTTCCACCCGGGCAATATCGGCGCCACTGCACGTGCCATCCTGACCATGGGCATCAAGGACCTGGTACTTGTCAATCCCCGCTGCTTTCCCGATGAGGAAGCCACGCGCATGGCAAGCGGCGCGTCTGCACTGCTGGAGAATGCACGCGTCGTTGAAAGTCTCGAAGAGGCAGTCAGTGACTGCCAGCTAGTCATCGGCGCCAGTGCGCGCCTGAGGAGTTTGCCACTGCCTCACTTCGACGAGCCTCGCGAGATGGCCGCGCGTGCCATCGACACGGCGCGCGACGGGAAAGTGGCCCTGGTATTTGGTCGTGAACGCTTCGGCCTCACCAATGACGAGATCGCCTGCTGCACGCATCAGGTATCGATTCCCGCAAACCCCGATTACGGCATCCTGAATGTCTCTCAGGCCGTACAGGTGCTTGCTCACGAGTGCCACAGTGCGTGGCGCGCAGGAAATACTCAGGAGCAGGCCACGCCACGTCGTGAAGATGACCAGCTACCCACACGCGAGCAGCTAGGCCACTTTCATGAGCACCTCGGCAGCGCACTGCGTGGTTCCGGCTTCCTCAATCAACCGCACTCCCAGACAGAAGAGCGCTTGCGTACGCTGTTTGCCCGCGCCGAGCCCACGCGTCGAGAACTATCCATCCTGCGTGGCATGCTGGCCAATCTGGAGCGCCAGACCGCGGCGGCTGAAGCCAACAAGGCAGATGGCAACGCGGCGGATAGCCACAAGAGCCACACAGAAAAGAACGACTGA
- the rpsA gene encoding 30S ribosomal protein S1, with product MSESFAELFEQSLQDINMEPGAIVSATIVDIDGDWITVNAGLKSEGQIPSEQFRDENGELSISIGDEVMVALEAVEDGFGETRLSREKAKRAEAWKELEAAFEKDEIVKGVINGKVKGGFTVDINTIRAFLPGSLVDVRPVRDTAHLENKELDFKVIKLDAKRNNVVVSRRAVLEAENSAEREALLATLQEGQQIQGIVKNLTDYGAFVDLGGVDGLLHITDMAWKRIKHPSEIVAVGDEINVKVLKFDRERNRVSLGLKQLGEDPWVNIKARYPEGAKINARVTNLTDYGCFAELEEGVEGLVHVSEMDWTNKNIHPSKVVNVGDDVEVMILDIDEERRRISLGIKQCTTNPWEDFSGKHNKGDRVSGTIKSITDFGIFIGLEGGIDGLVHLSDISWNEAGEEAVRRYKKGEEAEAVILSIDPERERISLGVKQLESDPVSEYLAVNDKGAIVSGRVVDIDAKEVQVELATDVIAILKASEISADRVEDARNVLSVGDAVEAKIVGVDRKSRLINLSVKSKDQVEAAPRSQAAKPRTQEVESNGPTTIGDLIKQQLGQGQE from the coding sequence ATGAGCGAGAGCTTTGCTGAGTTATTTGAACAGTCACTCCAGGACATCAACATGGAGCCGGGCGCAATTGTGTCCGCTACCATCGTGGACATCGATGGCGACTGGATCACTGTCAATGCCGGTCTGAAATCTGAAGGTCAGATTCCGTCTGAGCAGTTCCGTGACGAAAACGGCGAGCTGTCCATCAGCATCGGCGACGAAGTCATGGTCGCACTGGAAGCCGTCGAAGATGGCTTCGGTGAGACCCGCCTGTCCCGCGAGAAGGCCAAGCGTGCCGAAGCGTGGAAAGAGCTGGAAGCAGCCTTCGAGAAAGACGAGATCGTCAAAGGCGTGATCAACGGCAAGGTCAAAGGTGGCTTTACCGTCGATATCAACACCATCCGTGCCTTCCTGCCGGGTTCTCTGGTCGATGTCCGCCCTGTGCGCGACACTGCCCACCTCGAGAACAAGGAACTGGACTTCAAGGTCATCAAGCTCGACGCCAAGCGCAACAACGTTGTCGTGTCTCGTCGTGCCGTCCTCGAAGCCGAGAACAGCGCTGAGCGTGAAGCCCTCCTGGCCACTCTGCAGGAAGGTCAGCAGATTCAGGGTATCGTCAAGAACCTGACCGACTACGGCGCCTTCGTCGACCTCGGCGGCGTTGACGGCCTGCTGCACATCACCGACATGGCATGGAAGCGCATCAAGCATCCGTCCGAGATCGTTGCTGTCGGCGACGAGATCAATGTCAAGGTGCTGAAGTTCGACCGCGAGCGCAACCGTGTGTCTCTGGGTCTCAAGCAGCTGGGCGAAGATCCGTGGGTCAACATCAAGGCGCGCTATCCGGAAGGTGCCAAGATCAACGCACGCGTCACCAACCTCACCGACTACGGCTGCTTCGCCGAGCTGGAAGAGGGCGTCGAAGGTCTGGTTCACGTCTCCGAAATGGATTGGACCAACAAGAACATCCACCCGTCCAAAGTCGTCAATGTCGGCGATGACGTGGAAGTGATGATTCTGGATATCGACGAAGAGCGTCGTCGTATCTCCCTGGGTATCAAGCAGTGCACCACCAACCCGTGGGAAGACTTCAGCGGCAAGCACAACAAGGGCGACCGTGTCTCCGGTACCATCAAGTCAATCACTGACTTCGGTATCTTCATCGGTCTGGAAGGCGGCATCGACGGCCTGGTTCACCTCTCCGACATTTCCTGGAACGAAGCTGGCGAAGAAGCCGTGCGTCGTTACAAGAAGGGCGAAGAAGCTGAAGCGGTCATCCTGTCCATCGATCCGGAACGTGAGCGCATCTCTCTGGGCGTCAAGCAGCTCGAGAGCGATCCGGTCTCTGAGTACCTGGCCGTCAACGACAAGGGCGCTATCGTGTCCGGTCGTGTTGTCGACATCGATGCCAAGGAAGTTCAGGTAGAGCTGGCGACTGACGTCATCGCTATCCTGAAGGCTTCTGAAATCAGCGCTGATCGTGTCGAAGACGCACGCAACGTCCTGAGCGTCGGCGATGCTGTCGAAGCCAAGATTGTCGGTGTGGATCGCAAGAGCCGCCTGATCAACCTGTCCGTCAAGTCCAAGGACCAGGTTGAAGCAGCACCGCGTAGCCAGGCTGCCAAGCCGCGTACCCAGGAAGTCGAGAGCAACGGCCCGACGACCATCGGTGACCTGATCAAGCAGCAGCTAGGCCAAGGTCAGGAGTGA
- the cmk gene encoding (d)CMP kinase, with protein sequence MSGEATPHHSQICNAPVLTLDGPGGAGKGTISRLVAASLGWHLLDSGALYRLTALAAERHGVALDDEDAVATIAEHLDVQFNAEGETTRVILEGENVTRDIRLETVGNNASIIAGQPRVRAALLARQRAFAREPGLVADGRDMGTVVFTEAPLKIFLTASAEERARRRHIQLQEAGVDANISSLLTEIQTRDARDMGRAIAPLKPATDGVILDTTDLDINQVVARIQQLLVEYGLVAAR encoded by the coding sequence ATGAGCGGTGAAGCGACACCTCATCACAGCCAGATCTGCAACGCGCCGGTCTTGACTCTCGACGGCCCGGGCGGGGCAGGCAAGGGCACCATCAGTCGTCTTGTCGCTGCAAGCCTCGGTTGGCACTTGCTGGATTCTGGCGCGCTGTATCGACTGACAGCCCTGGCCGCTGAGCGTCACGGCGTGGCGTTGGACGACGAGGATGCCGTGGCGACCATCGCTGAGCACCTCGATGTGCAATTCAATGCAGAAGGTGAAACCACACGGGTGATTCTTGAAGGCGAGAATGTCACGCGGGATATTCGCCTTGAGACGGTCGGTAACAATGCTTCGATCATTGCAGGCCAGCCACGCGTGCGTGCCGCACTGTTAGCACGTCAGCGCGCTTTTGCCCGTGAGCCTGGGCTGGTAGCAGATGGTCGCGACATGGGCACAGTGGTATTCACTGAAGCGCCGCTCAAGATTTTCCTGACGGCTTCTGCCGAGGAACGGGCGCGTAGACGTCACATCCAGTTGCAGGAAGCGGGTGTCGATGCTAATATTTCGAGCCTTTTGACAGAAATACAGACGCGAGATGCGCGTGACATGGGCCGAGCGATTGCTCCGCTAAAGCCTGCTACTGATGGCGTGATCCTTGATACGACGGATCTCGATATCAATCAGGTAGTCGCACGTATACAGCAGCTACTGGTCGAATACGGCCTGGTAGCAGCACGCTGA
- a CDS encoding bifunctional prephenate dehydrogenase/3-phosphoshikimate 1-carboxyvinyltransferase — MRQEDQRLGEAASVAEPALLASERRILLVGLGLIGGSLAAALRAAGHRGEILACDRDSNEICLGQRMKLIDGGSTRLAALVPGASLVVLCVPVMAMQGVMAELAPLLDDDAVVTDVGSTKGAIRDAAIDVFDRMPPWLILGHPIAGSEKSGVAAANPELYRDHKVILTPEPDSDPQAIARVSALWAACGAELLEMSVTRHDEVLARTSHLPHLLAFSLVDSLARQDERLEIFRYAAGGFRDFTRIAGSDPLMWRDVYLANRDAVLEALDEFEAGVARVRAAVATGDGEAMLGIFTRASHARHYFNTLLTQTSYQTMEQQNVRYRALPGGQVQGRIRVPGDKSMSHRSIMLGALATGVTEVEGFLEGEDSLATLQAFRDMGVVIEGPHQGRVTIHGVGLNGLKQPPGPLYVGNSGTAMRLFAGLLAGQAFDSELTGDASLTKRPMDRVANPLREMGAVIDTAENGRPPLRIHGSQPLKGIRYEMPMASAQVKSCLLLAGLYAEGETRAIEPAPTRDHTERMLNGFGYKVEREGAEAWLTGGGSLSACPIDVPADISSATFFLVAAAITPGSDLVLEHVGINPTRIGVINILKAMGANLLVSNEREVGGEPVADLHIRYAPLKGIDIPEDQVPLAIDEFPALFIAAANAEGMTRLRGAEELRVKESDRIQVMADGLAQLGIVHEVVADGIDIRGGAYGGGLVDSHGDHRIAMAFSVAALRAQGEILIDDCANVATSFPNFVALATEVGMQVESLGAVAPGEEAS; from the coding sequence ATGAGACAAGAAGACCAACGGCTGGGTGAGGCTGCTTCAGTCGCCGAGCCCGCGTTGCTTGCCAGCGAGCGACGCATCCTGCTGGTCGGCCTCGGCTTGATCGGCGGGTCGCTCGCAGCAGCATTGCGTGCGGCAGGGCATCGTGGCGAGATACTGGCCTGCGATCGTGATTCCAATGAGATCTGCCTCGGCCAGCGCATGAAGCTGATCGATGGTGGCAGTACGCGTCTGGCGGCACTGGTACCGGGTGCCTCTCTCGTGGTGCTTTGCGTGCCGGTGATGGCGATGCAGGGGGTCATGGCAGAGTTGGCCCCACTGCTTGATGATGACGCTGTCGTGACCGATGTCGGCAGTACCAAGGGCGCGATCCGCGATGCCGCGATCGACGTATTTGATCGCATGCCTCCCTGGCTGATTTTGGGGCATCCGATTGCCGGCTCCGAGAAGAGTGGGGTGGCAGCCGCCAATCCTGAGCTCTATCGTGACCACAAGGTGATTTTGACGCCTGAACCGGACAGTGACCCACAGGCGATAGCGCGTGTCTCTGCCCTGTGGGCAGCCTGTGGTGCCGAGTTGCTGGAAATGAGCGTGACGCGTCATGACGAAGTACTGGCGCGTACCAGTCATCTGCCGCACCTGCTGGCCTTCTCGTTGGTCGACAGCCTGGCGCGTCAGGATGAACGACTGGAGATCTTCCGCTACGCTGCCGGTGGCTTTCGTGACTTCACGCGCATCGCGGGGAGTGATCCGCTGATGTGGCGTGATGTCTATCTGGCCAACCGTGATGCGGTGCTTGAGGCGCTGGACGAATTTGAGGCTGGGGTGGCACGCGTACGTGCGGCCGTGGCTACGGGTGATGGCGAGGCGATGCTGGGGATCTTTACCCGCGCCAGCCATGCCCGACACTACTTCAATACCCTTTTGACACAGACGAGCTATCAGACCATGGAACAGCAGAACGTGCGGTACCGTGCGCTGCCCGGCGGGCAGGTCCAGGGGCGCATTCGCGTGCCGGGTGACAAATCAATGTCGCATCGCTCCATCATGCTTGGCGCACTGGCCACTGGCGTGACGGAAGTCGAAGGTTTCCTCGAGGGCGAAGACAGTCTGGCGACGTTGCAAGCCTTCCGCGACATGGGTGTCGTCATCGAGGGTCCGCATCAGGGTCGCGTGACCATCCACGGCGTTGGCCTCAATGGCCTCAAGCAACCGCCGGGCCCGTTGTATGTGGGTAACTCCGGCACGGCGATGCGTTTGTTCGCGGGGCTGTTGGCCGGCCAGGCCTTTGACAGTGAGCTGACGGGCGATGCCTCGCTGACCAAGCGTCCGATGGACCGCGTCGCCAATCCGCTGCGCGAAATGGGCGCAGTGATCGATACCGCCGAGAATGGCCGTCCGCCGCTGCGTATCCACGGCAGCCAGCCGCTCAAGGGCATCCGTTATGAGATGCCGATGGCCTCTGCACAGGTCAAGTCCTGCCTGTTGTTGGCCGGTCTCTACGCCGAAGGTGAGACACGTGCCATCGAACCTGCCCCGACGCGCGACCACACCGAACGCATGCTCAATGGCTTTGGTTACAAGGTCGAGCGTGAAGGTGCCGAGGCGTGGCTGACTGGCGGTGGTAGCCTCAGTGCCTGCCCTATCGACGTACCGGCTGACATTTCCTCCGCGACCTTCTTCCTTGTCGCGGCGGCGATCACCCCGGGATCTGATCTGGTGCTGGAGCACGTTGGCATCAATCCGACGCGCATCGGCGTGATCAACATCCTCAAGGCGATGGGCGCGAACCTGCTCGTCTCCAATGAGCGGGAAGTTGGCGGCGAGCCAGTGGCAGACCTGCATATTCGCTATGCGCCGCTCAAGGGCATCGACATCCCGGAAGATCAGGTGCCGCTGGCCATCGACGAATTCCCGGCGCTGTTCATTGCGGCGGCGAATGCCGAGGGTATGACACGTCTGCGTGGCGCCGAGGAACTTCGCGTCAAGGAATCCGATCGCATTCAGGTCATGGCAGACGGCCTGGCACAGCTGGGCATCGTGCACGAAGTCGTTGCCGATGGTATCGATATCCGTGGCGGCGCTTACGGTGGCGGTCTTGTCGACAGTCACGGTGATCATCGCATCGCGATGGCCTTCAGTGTCGCTGCGCTGCGTGCCCAGGGTGAGATTCTGATCGACGATTGTGCCAACGTGGCTACCTCCTTCCCGAACTTCGTGGCGTTAGCGACTGAAGTGGGGATGCAGGTCGAGAGTCTCGGTGCCGTCGCGCCCGGTGAGGAGGCTTCATGA
- the pheA gene encoding prephenate dehydratase encodes MSDSRGNAGQITLGDLRQRIDAIDSELLSLISERASCAQQVAEVKLAAGDVGEDGQVQFYRPEREAQVLRRIMANNPGPLKGEEMARLFREIMSACLALEQPIRLAYLGPEGTFTQQAALKHFGDSAVTKPMAAIDEVFREVEAGAVQYGVVPVENSTEGVINHTLDSFMGSQLKISGEVVLRIHHHLLVGPNTRREKISRIYSHAQSLAQCRKWLDAHFPHAERIAVSSNAEAARQVRTEWHSAAIAGDMAAKLYELEKVEEKIEDSPDNSTRFLIIGDSSVPASGDDKTSIVVAMRNQPGALHDLLAPFHKNQIDLTRVETRPSRSGAWNYVFFIDFRGHRDDPLISETLESLRRCAADVKILGSYPVGVL; translated from the coding sequence ATGTCGGATTCCAGGGGAAATGCCGGTCAGATCACGTTGGGCGATCTGCGTCAGCGTATCGATGCCATCGACAGTGAGCTGTTGAGCCTGATCAGTGAGCGAGCCAGCTGTGCGCAGCAGGTCGCTGAGGTCAAGCTGGCGGCTGGTGATGTCGGTGAGGATGGACAGGTACAGTTCTATCGTCCGGAGCGTGAAGCCCAGGTGTTGCGCCGTATCATGGCCAACAACCCCGGCCCGCTGAAGGGTGAGGAGATGGCGCGCCTGTTCCGCGAGATCATGTCAGCCTGCCTGGCGTTGGAGCAGCCGATTCGTCTGGCGTATCTCGGCCCGGAAGGGACCTTCACCCAGCAGGCGGCGCTCAAGCACTTCGGTGATAGCGCCGTCACCAAGCCGATGGCAGCCATCGATGAGGTGTTCCGTGAAGTAGAAGCCGGCGCGGTGCAGTACGGCGTGGTACCGGTGGAGAACTCCACCGAAGGCGTCATCAATCACACACTGGATTCGTTCATGGGCTCGCAGCTCAAGATCTCCGGTGAGGTCGTGCTGCGCATTCACCACCATCTGCTGGTCGGGCCGAACACGCGTCGCGAGAAGATCTCGCGTATCTATTCTCATGCCCAGTCGCTGGCTCAGTGCCGCAAGTGGCTGGATGCCCACTTCCCGCATGCCGAGCGTATCGCAGTGTCTTCGAATGCCGAGGCGGCACGTCAGGTACGCACCGAGTGGCACAGCGCGGCGATTGCTGGCGACATGGCCGCCAAGCTCTATGAGCTTGAAAAGGTCGAGGAGAAGATCGAGGACAGCCCGGACAACTCCACGCGCTTCCTGATCATCGGTGACAGCTCGGTACCGGCTTCCGGTGACGACAAGACCTCCATCGTGGTGGCGATGCGCAATCAGCCGGGCGCACTGCACGACCTGCTGGCACCGTTCCACAAGAATCAGATCGATCTGACACGTGTCGAGACACGTCCGTCCCGTTCGGGCGCTTGGAACTATGTCTTCTTCATCGATTTCCGCGGCCATCGCGATGATCCGCTCATCAGCGAGACGCTTGAGTCGCTGCGCCGGTGTGCGGCGGACGTCAAGATACTGGGCTCTTATCCCGTCGGTGTATTGTGA
- the serC gene encoding 3-phosphoserine/phosphohydroxythreonine transaminase has protein sequence MTRKFNFCAGPAALPTAVLERARDEMLDYQGRGLSVMEMSHRSDEFVAIARKAEADLRALLDIPANYRVLFMQGGASTQFAGVPLNLLGAGGAANYLYSGIWGKKAIKEAEHLAVGSHVAASSESNGLIAVPRQNAIQLSGDAGYLHYTANETIGGLEFDYIPEVPADVPLVCDMSSSILSGPLDVSRFGVIYAGAQKNIGPAGLTLVIVREDLLDRARKDCPTMLNWKTAAEADSMFNTPPTYAWYLSGLVFEWLKDEVGGLAAMNAINDRKAQTLYAAIDGNDFYSNPIVIENRSRMNVPFVLADDRLDAAFLAESEAAGLLNLAGHRSVGGMRASLYNAVPEAAVTALVDFMGDFARRHG, from the coding sequence ATGACACGCAAGTTCAATTTCTGCGCCGGTCCTGCTGCACTACCGACCGCCGTCCTCGAACGCGCTCGCGACGAGATGCTGGATTATCAGGGACGCGGATTGTCCGTCATGGAGATGAGTCATCGCTCCGACGAATTCGTGGCCATCGCCAGGAAAGCCGAGGCTGACCTGCGCGCACTGCTGGATATTCCGGCCAATTATCGCGTGTTGTTCATGCAGGGTGGCGCCTCGACCCAGTTTGCGGGCGTGCCGCTGAACCTGTTGGGCGCAGGCGGTGCTGCCAACTATCTGTATAGCGGTATCTGGGGCAAGAAGGCGATCAAGGAGGCCGAGCATCTGGCCGTCGGCAGCCATGTGGCTGCTTCCAGCGAGAGCAATGGTCTGATCGCCGTGCCGCGTCAGAATGCGATCCAGTTGTCCGGTGATGCAGGCTACCTGCACTACACCGCCAACGAGACCATCGGTGGCCTCGAGTTCGATTACATTCCCGAGGTGCCGGCGGATGTGCCGCTGGTGTGTGACATGTCGTCTTCCATCCTGTCTGGCCCGCTGGATGTCAGCCGCTTTGGCGTCATCTATGCCGGTGCGCAGAAGAATATCGGTCCGGCCGGCCTGACACTGGTCATCGTGCGTGAAGACCTGCTGGATCGTGCCCGCAAGGACTGCCCGACCATGTTGAATTGGAAGACGGCTGCTGAAGCCGATTCCATGTTCAATACGCCGCCGACCTACGCCTGGTATCTGTCTGGCCTGGTGTTCGAGTGGTTGAAGGATGAGGTGGGCGGTCTGGCAGCCATGAATGCCATCAATGATCGCAAGGCGCAGACGTTGTATGCCGCTATCGACGGCAATGATTTCTACTCCAATCCGATCGTGATCGAGAACCGCTCGCGCATGAACGTCCCCTTCGTGTTGGCTGATGATCGTCTTGATGCGGCCTTCCTGGCCGAATCCGAAGCGGCAGGGCTGCTGAATCTGGCCGGCCACCGGAGTGTCGGCGGCATGCGTGCCAGCCTTTACAATGCGGTGCCGGAAGCTGCGGTCACGGCATTGGTCGATTTCATGGGCGACTTCGCGCGTCGTCACGGCTAA